The Halorientalis sp. IM1011 genome window below encodes:
- a CDS encoding succinate dehydrogenase hydrophobic membrane anchor subunit, whose product MAEHYSSFEYKGTRWFLQRITAVFLIGVLAFHFMLLHFVNHAAEVTFLGTQARMQQVGYFGTMVAFLVTATFHGVNGVYNALINQGLGGTQKQVVKWVLVVASGVLIAQGIRTALYMAGIIA is encoded by the coding sequence ATGGCCGAGCACTACTCCTCGTTCGAGTACAAGGGGACGCGGTGGTTCCTCCAGCGGATCACCGCCGTGTTCCTGATCGGCGTGCTGGCCTTTCACTTCATGCTGTTGCACTTCGTCAACCACGCCGCCGAAGTCACCTTCCTGGGGACGCAGGCACGGATGCAACAGGTGGGCTACTTCGGCACCATGGTCGCGTTCCTCGTGACCGCGACCTTCCACGGCGTCAACGGCGTCTACAACGCACTGATCAACCAGGGCCTCGGCGGCACCCAGAAGCAGGTCGTCAAGTGGGTCCTGGTCGTCGCCAGCGGCGTGTTGATCGCCCAGGGAATCCGAACCGCACTCTACATGGCAGGGATCATCGCATGA
- a CDS encoding SOS response-associated peptidase: MCGRTSLFAPAADLRERFDATVPEEYRPRYNVAPTEPVEVVTNEAPDRIDRVRWGLLPEWADAEDEGFVNARAETADEKPAFRDAWESRPCLVLSSGFYDWKPAERGPKQPYRFHREGDVAFAMAGLWERRETDTGTLDTVTVLTTEPNDVVEPIHHRMPVILPRDEEETWLTADPVEREALCRPYPDEDLDAYPISTAVNDPSNDSPSVIEPDESEQSGLDEFAD; the protein is encoded by the coding sequence ATGTGTGGCCGCACCTCCCTGTTCGCGCCGGCGGCCGACCTCCGCGAGCGGTTCGACGCGACCGTCCCCGAGGAGTACCGGCCGCGGTACAACGTCGCGCCCACCGAACCCGTCGAGGTCGTCACGAACGAGGCCCCCGACCGGATCGACCGCGTTCGCTGGGGCCTCCTGCCGGAGTGGGCCGACGCCGAGGACGAGGGGTTCGTCAACGCCCGCGCCGAGACCGCCGACGAGAAACCGGCCTTCCGGGACGCCTGGGAATCCCGCCCCTGTCTCGTCCTCTCCTCGGGATTCTACGACTGGAAGCCGGCCGAGCGCGGCCCGAAACAGCCCTACCGGTTCCACCGTGAGGGTGACGTGGCCTTCGCCATGGCCGGCCTCTGGGAGCGCCGCGAGACCGATACCGGAACGCTGGACACCGTGACCGTCCTCACGACCGAACCGAACGACGTGGTCGAGCCGATCCACCACCGGATGCCCGTGATTCTCCCCCGCGACGAGGAGGAGACCTGGCTGACGGCCGATCCGGTCGAGCGCGAGGCCCTCTGCCGGCCCTATCCGGACGAGGACCTCGACGCCTATCCCATCTCCACGGCGGTCAACGACCCCAGCAACGACTCCCCGTCGGTCATCGAACCCGACGAGAGCGAGCAGTCAGGGCTGGACGAGTTCGCGGACTGA
- a CDS encoding FAD-binding protein translates to MHEHDVLVIGGGGAGLRAAIAAHEEGADVAIVTKLHPVRSHTGAAEGGINAALRDADSWEDHAYDTMKGSDFLGDAPAIETFAKNAPEEVINLEHWGMPFSREDDGRVSQRPFGGLSFPRTTYAGAETGHHMLHTMYEQVVKRGIEVYDEWYVTRLAVTDHDDPEDRVCHGCVAYDIKTGELAGFQASGGVILATGGLGQAFDHTTNAVANTGDGPAMAYRAGVPVEDMEMIQFHPTTLPSTGVLISEGVRGEGGILYNDEGERLMFEYGYANNEGELASRDVVARAELTEVNEGRGIDDEYVHLDMRHLGEERILDRLENILHLAEDFEGVDGLEEPMPVKPGQHYAMGGIEVDENGETCIDGLYAAGECACVSMHGANRLGGNALPELLVFGGRAGAHAGGRDLGEAQIPTGQSAKSEDEDVDTPVAPGAIDTGDEDVAADGALVDPDEVVDHHVDVEEQRVESLLEKDDGVNHAEVRADVQETMTQNVNVFREESNLKEALEDLRVARERYQDVYVRDPSRTFNTDLIHTIETRNIIDVAEAITLGALAREEFRGAHWRAEHQERKDEDWIKHTMLAWNDGNPDLYYKPVILEGEDKTYEPKERSY, encoded by the coding sequence ATGCACGAACACGACGTTCTTGTCATCGGCGGCGGCGGAGCCGGGTTGCGTGCGGCCATCGCGGCCCACGAGGAAGGCGCCGACGTGGCCATCGTGACGAAGCTCCACCCCGTCCGGAGTCACACCGGCGCGGCGGAGGGCGGTATCAACGCAGCACTGCGCGACGCCGACTCCTGGGAAGACCACGCCTACGACACGATGAAGGGCTCGGACTTCCTGGGCGACGCCCCGGCGATCGAGACGTTCGCGAAGAACGCCCCAGAGGAGGTCATCAACCTCGAACACTGGGGGATGCCCTTCTCCCGCGAGGACGACGGCCGCGTCTCCCAGCGACCCTTCGGCGGCCTCTCGTTCCCGCGGACCACCTACGCCGGTGCCGAGACTGGCCACCACATGCTCCACACGATGTACGAGCAGGTGGTCAAGCGAGGCATCGAGGTCTACGACGAGTGGTACGTCACCCGACTCGCCGTCACCGACCACGACGACCCCGAGGATCGGGTCTGTCACGGCTGTGTCGCCTACGACATCAAGACCGGTGAGCTCGCCGGCTTCCAGGCGTCAGGCGGCGTGATCCTCGCCACCGGCGGCCTGGGGCAGGCCTTCGACCACACCACCAACGCGGTGGCCAACACCGGCGACGGCCCCGCGATGGCCTACCGCGCCGGCGTCCCGGTCGAGGACATGGAGATGATCCAGTTCCACCCGACCACGCTCCCCTCGACTGGCGTCCTGATCTCCGAGGGTGTCCGTGGCGAAGGTGGCATCCTCTACAACGACGAGGGCGAGCGCCTGATGTTCGAGTACGGCTACGCGAACAACGAAGGCGAACTCGCCTCCCGCGACGTGGTCGCCCGCGCGGAACTCACCGAAGTCAACGAGGGCCGCGGCATCGACGACGAGTACGTCCACCTCGACATGCGCCACCTCGGCGAGGAACGCATCCTCGACCGACTGGAGAACATCCTCCACCTCGCGGAGGACTTCGAGGGCGTCGACGGCCTCGAAGAGCCGATGCCGGTCAAGCCCGGCCAGCACTACGCCATGGGCGGTATCGAGGTCGACGAGAACGGGGAGACCTGCATCGACGGCCTCTACGCTGCCGGCGAGTGTGCCTGCGTCAGCATGCACGGCGCGAACCGCCTCGGCGGCAACGCCCTGCCCGAACTGCTGGTCTTCGGCGGCCGTGCCGGTGCCCACGCCGGCGGCCGCGATCTGGGCGAGGCCCAGATTCCGACCGGCCAGTCCGCGAAGAGCGAGGACGAAGACGTCGACACGCCCGTCGCGCCCGGTGCCATCGACACCGGTGACGAGGACGTCGCCGCCGACGGCGCGCTGGTCGACCCCGACGAGGTCGTCGACCACCACGTCGACGTCGAGGAGCAGCGCGTCGAATCGCTGCTCGAGAAAGACGACGGCGTCAACCACGCCGAGGTCCGGGCCGACGTGCAGGAGACGATGACCCAGAACGTCAACGTGTTCCGCGAGGAGAGCAACCTCAAGGAGGCGCTGGAGGACCTCCGCGTCGCCCGCGAACGCTACCAGGACGTCTACGTCCGTGACCCCTCGCGCACGTTCAACACCGACCTGATCCACACCATCGAGACGCGCAACATCATCGACGTGGCCGAGGCCATCACGCTCGGTGCCCTCGCCCGCGAGGAGTTCCGCGGCGCTCACTGGCGCGCCGAACACCAGGAGCGCAAGGACGAGGACTGGATCAAACACACCATGCTCGCCTGGAACGACGGCAACCCCGACCTCTACTACAAGCCCGTCATCCTCGAGGGCGAGGACAAGACCTACGAGCCGAAGGAACGCTCCTACTAG
- the sdhC gene encoding succinate dehydrogenase, cytochrome b556 subunit: MSQSYDRGTIEDFGRWKEFSAGMWAWIFHKFSGWVLIGYLFTHIAVLSTATQSGTMYTSTIQGLESLVVVRVLEVGLLAVAVFHILNGVRLLFVDLGVGLEAQDKSFYASLVVSAAIVAASVPTFLAGAF, encoded by the coding sequence ATGAGTCAGTCGTACGACCGGGGCACCATCGAGGACTTCGGCCGGTGGAAGGAGTTCTCGGCCGGCATGTGGGCCTGGATCTTCCACAAGTTCTCTGGCTGGGTGCTCATCGGCTACCTGTTTACACACATCGCGGTGTTGAGCACTGCGACCCAGAGCGGGACGATGTACACGAGCACCATCCAGGGACTGGAGTCGCTCGTCGTCGTCCGCGTGCTCGAGGTGGGTCTGCTCGCGGTCGCCGTGTTCCACATCCTCAACGGCGTCCGTTTGTTGTTCGTCGACCTCGGTGTCGGACTGGAGGCACAGGACAAGAGTTTCTACGCATCGCTCGTGGTCTCGGCGGCCATCGTCGCCGCGAGCGTGCCGACCTTCCTCGCGGGGGCGTTCTAA
- a CDS encoding SDR family oxidoreductase, with protein MIETPDLSGQTAFITGTTRGIGKTLALELAEAGCNIVSTGKTVDDSDSDLEGTIHKTAEECAEKGVDTHAIQLNVRDEDAVEAAVEEAIDEMGEINIVINNASAIQMANVEQMPANRYDLMNEVNVRGTYLISRAFIDHLKEVEEDAWILTNAPPVEIDRSPGKAAYSWSKMGMSFVTLSLAQELGGYDIGCNSFWPVTAIDTRATRYFGMGTEDDWRTPQIVADTVMEILSRDPTEFTGEAVYDEELLSEAGVTDFGEYNLTEGDPAPLSAQMFDPEYERTI; from the coding sequence ATGATCGAGACACCCGACCTGAGCGGTCAGACCGCGTTCATCACTGGAACTACCCGCGGCATCGGCAAGACGCTCGCCCTCGAACTCGCCGAGGCAGGCTGTAACATCGTCTCGACGGGCAAGACCGTCGACGACTCCGACAGCGATCTGGAAGGGACGATCCACAAGACGGCCGAGGAGTGCGCCGAGAAGGGCGTCGACACCCACGCGATTCAGCTGAACGTTCGCGACGAGGACGCCGTCGAGGCCGCTGTGGAGGAGGCTATCGACGAGATGGGTGAGATCAACATCGTCATCAACAACGCCAGCGCGATCCAGATGGCTAACGTCGAGCAGATGCCGGCCAATCGCTACGACCTCATGAACGAGGTCAACGTCCGCGGGACCTACCTGATCTCCCGGGCGTTCATCGACCACCTCAAGGAGGTCGAGGAGGACGCCTGGATCCTGACGAACGCCCCGCCGGTCGAGATCGACCGCTCGCCGGGCAAGGCCGCCTACTCGTGGTCGAAGATGGGGATGTCCTTCGTCACGCTCTCACTGGCTCAGGAACTCGGTGGGTACGACATCGGCTGTAACTCCTTCTGGCCGGTGACTGCCATCGATACGCGGGCGACCCGCTACTTCGGCATGGGCACCGAAGACGACTGGCGGACCCCCCAGATCGTCGCCGACACGGTCATGGAGATCCTCTCGCGAGACCCCACGGAGTTCACCGGCGAGGCGGTCTACGACGAGGAACTGCTCTCCGAGGCCGGCGTCACCGACTTCGGCGAGTACAACCTCACCGAGGGCGACCCTGCGCCCCTCTCCGCACAGATGTTCGATCCCGAGTACGAACGAACGATCTGA
- a CDS encoding succinate dehydrogenase/fumarate reductase iron-sulfur subunit, with translation MSTEVQEQETETEAETEPAESPHQSRRMEQKRQRAAQRDLEEEARTEIDDAEETVEIKVFRFDPEVAGKEEPRFDTFHVPFFKGMTVLDALIYARDHYDSSLTFRHSCRQAICGSDALFVNGTQRLGCKTQIADLEDHLSSTIRIEPLPHQEVVKDLVVDMEHFYDQMEAVEPFFDADELPDGELEEQRQDRENREKIKMSTRCIWCGACMSSCNIAAGDNEYLGPAAINKAYRFAMDEREGESRKQERLNIIEQEHGVWRCQTQFSCTEVCPKDIPLTEHIQELKREAVKNNLKFW, from the coding sequence ATGAGCACTGAAGTCCAAGAACAAGAGACCGAGACCGAGGCAGAGACCGAACCGGCGGAGTCGCCCCACCAGTCCCGCCGGATGGAACAGAAACGCCAGCGTGCCGCCCAGCGGGACCTCGAAGAGGAAGCCCGGACGGAGATCGACGACGCCGAGGAGACGGTCGAGATCAAGGTCTTCCGCTTCGACCCCGAGGTCGCCGGCAAAGAAGAACCCCGCTTCGACACCTTCCACGTCCCCTTCTTCAAGGGGATGACGGTGCTCGACGCGCTGATCTACGCCCGCGACCACTACGACTCCTCCCTTACCTTCCGGCACTCCTGCCGGCAGGCGATCTGTGGCTCCGACGCCCTGTTCGTCAACGGGACCCAGCGCCTGGGCTGTAAGACCCAGATCGCTGACCTCGAAGACCACCTCAGTTCGACCATCCGCATCGAACCGCTCCCCCACCAGGAGGTCGTCAAGGACCTGGTCGTCGACATGGAGCACTTCTACGACCAGATGGAGGCCGTCGAACCGTTCTTCGACGCCGACGAACTCCCGGACGGCGAACTCGAAGAGCAGCGCCAGGACCGGGAGAACCGCGAGAAGATCAAGATGTCCACGCGCTGTATCTGGTGTGGCGCGTGCATGTCCTCCTGTAACATCGCGGCCGGCGACAACGAGTACCTCGGCCCGGCGGCCATCAACAAGGCCTACCGGTTCGCGATGGACGAACGCGAAGGCGAGAGCCGCAAGCAGGAGCGGCTCAACATCATCGAGCAGGAACACGGCGTCTGGCGCTGTCAGACCCAGTTCTCCTGTACCGAGGTGTGCCCGAAGGACATCCCGCTGACAGAGCACATTCAGGAGCTGAAGCGCGAAGCGGTCAAGAACAACTTGAAGTTCTGGTAA
- a CDS encoding BGTF surface domain-containing protein → MRSSGFSTATSSTATGVVLGIVLLVTITAVPAAGASVQTGQHADDVEPADEKETVDDEERRIVVPASATAQDDSHGGSVGDIVDIDLSVPDGSSGRLYLGSEEKAYLTSVEFSDDGDGEVTLSLNTFLAGGHLGAEDRAWSADSGTITNVTRHTDPLTDPLEPAVYDVNVTVGGSERAVTPLPLRPASVDGATLAVAPAEEFGDEPGDLTATRTERVANGDTLLANVTATGVFGMLAAQPGESATARFRSLVTGENASLEIRPDTVDADIALDRSFENDAFDVYVDPDAATLSIVMDTGALRYDGDASGIEDDERYTLVFWIEEESELVVDESTVGAGFEVRERTATFETGENGTVQVAAEPDARLSGTTPLAPGTEIEVEARAAGAFLRRNETRVGENGTFDASLNLSAVEPGTEFTASVDGLDVETPGIVTNWIDRDAAPDRGTATDQVGETGTTEPGPNDGNVLPAAAADTAAPPTDSTPANHSGTTTDESGAGFGAVAVLLAVVSVVSLALARRRTA, encoded by the coding sequence ATGCGATCGTCGGGATTCTCCACCGCAACGTCGAGCACAGCGACGGGGGTCGTCCTCGGAATCGTCCTGCTGGTCACGATCACCGCCGTCCCGGCGGCAGGTGCGTCCGTACAGACGGGACAACACGCCGACGACGTCGAACCGGCCGACGAGAAAGAGACAGTCGACGATGAGGAGCGTCGGATCGTGGTTCCGGCGAGCGCCACGGCGCAGGATGATAGCCACGGCGGGTCGGTCGGCGATATCGTCGACATCGACCTGAGCGTGCCCGACGGTTCCTCGGGACGTCTCTACCTCGGATCCGAGGAGAAGGCGTACCTGACGAGCGTCGAATTCTCGGACGACGGAGACGGCGAGGTGACGCTCTCGCTCAACACATTCCTCGCTGGCGGGCACCTCGGTGCCGAAGACCGCGCGTGGTCGGCCGACAGCGGAACGATTACGAACGTCACGCGCCACACCGACCCGCTCACCGACCCGCTGGAGCCAGCCGTCTACGACGTGAACGTGACCGTCGGCGGTTCCGAGCGAGCCGTCACTCCCCTCCCGCTCCGTCCGGCGTCGGTCGACGGCGCGACACTCGCCGTGGCCCCGGCCGAGGAGTTCGGTGACGAACCGGGCGACCTCACGGCGACCCGGACCGAACGAGTCGCGAACGGCGACACGCTGCTCGCGAACGTCACCGCGACCGGCGTGTTCGGGATGCTGGCGGCCCAGCCCGGCGAGTCGGCGACCGCCCGATTCCGCTCGCTGGTGACCGGCGAGAACGCCTCGCTGGAGATCCGTCCCGACACCGTGGACGCCGATATCGCACTCGATCGGAGCTTCGAGAACGACGCCTTCGACGTCTACGTCGATCCCGACGCGGCGACGCTGTCCATCGTGATGGACACGGGCGCGCTCCGGTACGACGGTGACGCGAGCGGAATCGAGGACGACGAGCGCTACACTCTCGTCTTCTGGATCGAAGAAGAAAGCGAGCTCGTCGTGGACGAGAGCACAGTCGGGGCCGGGTTCGAGGTTCGCGAGCGGACCGCGACGTTCGAGACGGGGGAGAATGGGACCGTCCAGGTGGCTGCAGAGCCCGACGCACGGCTCTCGGGAACCACCCCATTGGCTCCGGGAACGGAGATCGAGGTCGAGGCCCGGGCCGCAGGGGCCTTCCTCCGGCGGAACGAGACGCGAGTCGGAGAGAACGGGACGTTCGACGCGAGTCTCAATCTCTCGGCCGTCGAACCAGGGACCGAATTCACCGCGAGTGTCGACGGCCTGGACGTGGAGACCCCCGGCATCGTGACCAACTGGATCGATCGCGACGCCGCGCCCGACCGGGGTACAGCGACCGATCAGGTGGGTGAAACCGGAACGACGGAACCGGGACCGAACGACGGGAACGTGCTCCCGGCGGCGGCCGCGGACACGGCAGCCCCTCCGACCGATTCGACGCCGGCCAACCACTCCGGGACCACGACCGACGAGTCGGGGGCTGGGTTCGGTGCGGTGGCCGTGCTCCTGGCCGTCGTGAGCGTCGTTTCGCTCGCGCTGGCCCGACGGCGGACCGCGTGA
- a CDS encoding manganese catalase family protein yields MFYHDDRLQYEVEVEDPDPVFGKMLQQAIGGVEGEMRVAMQYMFQAWSVPDEHEEYREVLLDTAAEELGHIEMLATAVKKNLQNAPAELNEDMETLAHMQPRQLLSGGMNPVAADSNGVPFNGSWIVASGNLASDMYANIMAESTGRLLATRLWNATDDPGMKDMLSYLVGRDTMHQNQWISLLKSLGDPEKVLDVHPIPDSFPDEMENQEFNYAFMGTSTERKEDPGKPWTTGDSPDGEGEFSFVNELDLDAPTMSVQKPNAEVFNEPAPQDED; encoded by the coding sequence GTGTTTTACCACGACGACAGACTCCAGTACGAGGTCGAGGTAGAGGACCCGGATCCGGTGTTCGGGAAGATGCTCCAGCAGGCGATCGGCGGCGTCGAGGGGGAGATGCGCGTCGCCATGCAGTACATGTTCCAGGCGTGGTCGGTCCCGGACGAACACGAGGAGTATCGCGAGGTGCTGCTGGACACGGCCGCCGAGGAACTGGGCCACATCGAGATGCTCGCGACGGCGGTCAAGAAGAACCTTCAGAACGCGCCCGCCGAACTGAACGAGGACATGGAGACGCTGGCCCACATGCAACCGCGACAGCTCCTGAGCGGTGGGATGAACCCGGTGGCCGCCGACTCGAACGGCGTGCCGTTCAACGGCTCGTGGATCGTCGCGAGCGGGAACCTCGCCTCGGACATGTACGCGAACATCATGGCCGAGTCGACCGGCCGGTTGCTGGCGACCCGGCTCTGGAACGCGACCGACGACCCCGGGATGAAAGACATGCTGTCCTATCTGGTCGGCCGCGACACGATGCACCAGAACCAGTGGATCTCGCTTTTGAAGTCGCTGGGCGACCCCGAGAAGGTGCTCGATGTCCACCCCATCCCCGACAGCTTCCCCGACGAGATGGAGAACCAGGAGTTCAACTACGCGTTCATGGGGACCAGTACGGAGCGCAAAGAGGACCCGGGGAAGCCCTGGACCACCGGGGACTCCCCCGACGGCGAGGGCGAGTTCTCCTTCGTGAACGAACTCGACCTCGACGCACCGACGATGAGCGTCCAGAAGCCGAACGCCGAGGTGTTCAACGAGCCCGCACCGCAGGACGAGGACTGA
- a CDS encoding DUF6517 family protein → MQRRILAAVAVAAVMATAGCGFLLGNEPLRLNASQVTVSDSAVEETGYEETNVTEQVIREEVEAAGQTREVIATNHLAQYERQVGLEPLGEQRAAVFVAFSSPQAEVLGKSFSPLATMSEREILQQAQTSYRGLEVGEQTGSRNITTLGSERTVKQFDGTATLAGQEVDVVIHAGKFEHGDDFIGVVAIYPERIDGEEDRVVTMVQGLEHDG, encoded by the coding sequence ATGCAACGACGAATTCTCGCAGCAGTGGCGGTTGCAGCGGTGATGGCGACAGCAGGGTGTGGGTTCCTGTTGGGCAACGAACCCCTTCGACTGAACGCCTCCCAGGTCACGGTCTCGGATTCGGCCGTCGAGGAGACCGGCTACGAGGAGACCAACGTGACCGAACAGGTGATCAGGGAAGAGGTCGAGGCCGCGGGCCAGACTCGCGAGGTCATCGCGACGAACCACCTGGCCCAATACGAACGACAGGTTGGGCTCGAACCGCTCGGCGAACAGCGCGCCGCGGTGTTCGTCGCCTTCTCGAGCCCACAGGCAGAAGTCCTCGGCAAGTCGTTCAGTCCGCTCGCGACGATGTCCGAACGCGAGATTCTCCAACAGGCCCAGACCAGCTATCGGGGTCTCGAGGTGGGCGAACAGACCGGGAGCCGCAACATAACGACGCTCGGCTCCGAACGGACTGTAAAGCAGTTCGACGGCACGGCGACGCTGGCCGGTCAGGAGGTGGACGTAGTGATCCACGCCGGCAAGTTCGAACACGGTGATGACTTCATCGGCGTCGTCGCCATCTACCCGGAACGGATCGACGGTGAGGAAGACCGGGTCGTGACGATGGTCCAAGGCCTCGAACACGACGGCTAA
- the glmU gene encoding bifunctional sugar-1-phosphate nucleotidylyltransferase/acetyltransferase, giving the protein MQAVILAAGEGTRMRPLTASLPKPMLPVADRPLCAHTADAAVAAGVDELIFVVGYEQAVVREHFGERYRGVPVSYAVQDEQLGTAHAVKAAEDHIEGEFAVLNGDDLYDPGALADLFSGGPAVGTYAVEDPTPYGVFDVQDGTVEGIVEKPEEPPSNRINVGAYVFPSEARDWLDVPMSERGEHEITDVLERVISEFDVRTVDVDRWLGVGRPWELLEANEWKLGDLEPAVRGEVSGDADLRGPVVVEEGATVEPGVVIEGPALIRSGADVGPNAYVRGSTLLCENVHVGNGVEVKNSVIMQGSNVPHLSYVGDSVLGRDVNFGAGTQVANLRHDDRPVELTVKGDRVSTGRRKFGVVAGDEAKTGINTSLNPGVTLSPGATSEPGESVTRDR; this is encoded by the coding sequence ATGCAGGCTGTGATCCTCGCCGCGGGAGAGGGGACGCGGATGCGTCCGCTGACGGCGTCGCTGCCGAAACCGATGTTGCCAGTGGCCGACCGGCCGCTCTGCGCCCACACCGCCGACGCGGCGGTGGCGGCCGGCGTCGACGAACTGATCTTCGTCGTCGGCTACGAACAGGCGGTCGTTCGCGAGCACTTCGGCGAGCGCTACCGGGGCGTCCCGGTCTCCTACGCCGTGCAGGACGAACAGCTCGGGACGGCCCACGCCGTGAAAGCCGCCGAGGACCACATCGAGGGCGAGTTCGCGGTGCTGAACGGCGACGACCTCTACGATCCGGGCGCGCTCGCCGATCTGTTCTCCGGCGGTCCAGCGGTCGGCACCTACGCCGTCGAGGACCCCACCCCCTACGGCGTGTTCGACGTACAGGACGGTACGGTCGAGGGTATCGTCGAGAAACCCGAGGAGCCGCCGTCGAACCGGATCAACGTCGGCGCGTACGTCTTCCCGTCGGAGGCACGGGACTGGCTGGACGTGCCGATGAGCGAGCGCGGCGAACACGAGATCACCGACGTGCTGGAGCGGGTTATCTCGGAGTTCGACGTACGGACGGTCGACGTGGACCGCTGGCTCGGCGTCGGCCGCCCGTGGGAACTACTGGAGGCCAACGAGTGGAAACTGGGAGACCTCGAACCCGCGGTCAGGGGCGAGGTGAGCGGGGACGCCGACCTCCGGGGGCCGGTCGTCGTCGAGGAGGGCGCGACGGTCGAACCGGGGGTCGTGATCGAGGGACCGGCGCTGATTCGCAGCGGCGCGGACGTGGGACCGAACGCGTACGTCCGTGGGTCGACGCTGCTCTGTGAAAACGTCCACGTCGGCAACGGCGTCGAGGTCAAAAACAGCGTGATCATGCAGGGGTCGAACGTCCCCCACCTGTCCTACGTCGGCGACAGCGTCCTCGGACGGGACGTGAACTTCGGCGCGGGCACGCAGGTGGCCAACCTCCGGCACGACGATCGACCTGTGGAGTTGACGGTCAAGGGCGACCGCGTCTCGACCGGCCGCCGGAAGTTCGGCGTCGTCGCCGGCGACGAAGCCAAGACCGGTATCAACACGAGCCTAAATCCGGGCGTGACCCTCTCACCCGGGGCGACGAGCGAGCCGGGCGAGAGCGTGACGCGAGATCGGTAG
- a CDS encoding 5'-deoxyadenosine deaminase, giving the protein MLLAGTVVADDETVIEDGAVVVDGDRIEAVGSADDLRERYPDHERLEYDVLAPGLVGGHVHSVQSLGRGIADDTELLEWLTEHVLPMEAALDGEGMRLAAEVGYLEAIESGTTTVIDHLSVHHAEQAFEAAGDLGIRARMGKVLMNRDSPPGLVESAADALAESERLIERYHDTHGGRVQYAVTPRFAISCTEECLRGARELADAYDGVRLHTHASENRGEIERIERETGMRNVEWLHEVGLTGDDVVLAHCVWTDEREREILAETGTHVTHCPSANMKLASGVAPVADYLDRGITVALGNDGPPCNNTLDPFTEMRQASLLGKVDALDPTTLPARTVFEMATEHGAQAAGFDRVGRLREGWRADVIGLRTDRMRSVPIHDVYSHLVFSAHGDDVAFTMVDGAVLYEDGNHVGVDAADVRRRARAYEW; this is encoded by the coding sequence ATGTTACTCGCGGGGACGGTCGTGGCCGACGACGAGACGGTGATCGAGGACGGTGCGGTCGTCGTCGACGGCGACCGGATCGAGGCCGTCGGATCGGCCGACGACCTCCGGGAGCGCTATCCCGACCACGAACGCCTCGAGTACGACGTCCTCGCGCCGGGACTGGTTGGCGGCCACGTTCACTCCGTCCAGTCGCTCGGGCGCGGGATCGCTGACGACACCGAACTGCTAGAGTGGCTCACCGAACACGTCCTGCCGATGGAGGCGGCGCTGGATGGGGAAGGCATGCGCCTCGCGGCCGAGGTGGGGTATCTGGAAGCCATCGAATCCGGGACGACGACCGTGATCGACCACCTCTCGGTCCACCACGCCGAGCAGGCATTCGAGGCGGCGGGCGACCTCGGGATCCGCGCCCGAATGGGGAAGGTGCTGATGAACCGGGACTCCCCGCCGGGACTAGTCGAGTCCGCCGCCGACGCGCTGGCCGAGAGCGAGCGACTGATCGAACGGTATCACGACACTCACGGTGGGCGGGTCCAGTACGCCGTCACGCCGCGGTTCGCGATCAGTTGCACCGAGGAGTGCCTGCGCGGGGCGCGGGAGTTGGCCGACGCGTACGACGGCGTCCGGCTTCACACCCACGCCAGCGAGAATCGCGGCGAGATCGAACGGATCGAGCGCGAGACCGGTATGCGCAACGTCGAGTGGCTCCACGAGGTCGGGCTGACCGGCGACGACGTGGTGCTCGCCCACTGCGTCTGGACCGACGAGCGCGAACGGGAGATTCTGGCCGAAACGGGGACTCACGTCACGCATTGCCCGTCTGCGAACATGAAACTCGCCTCTGGTGTCGCGCCGGTCGCGGACTACCTCGACCGCGGGATCACCGTCGCGCTGGGCAACGACGGCCCGCCCTGCAACAACACGCTCGACCCTTTCACGGAGATGCGCCAGGCCAGCCTTCTGGGGAAGGTCGACGCGCTAGATCCCACGACACTTCCCGCCCGGACCGTGTTCGAGATGGCGACCGAACACGGCGCGCAGGCTGCCGGGTTCGACCGCGTCGGCCGCCTTCGCGAGGGCTGGAGAGCCGACGTGATCGGGCTGCGGACGGATCGGATGCGGTCGGTGCCGATCCACGACGTCTACTCCCATCTGGTCTTCTCGGCTCACGGTGACGACGTGGCGTTCACGATGGTCGACGGGGCGGTGCTGTACGAGGACGGCAACCACGTCGGTGTCGACGCCGCGGACGTCCGCCGGCGGGCCCGGGCGTACGAGTGGTGA